The following DNA comes from Syngnathoides biaculeatus isolate LvHL_M chromosome 18, ASM1980259v1, whole genome shotgun sequence.
tccctcaccacatccgtaaaccttctctttggtcttcctctctctcgctcttttgcctggcagctccatcctcagcatccttctaccaatatactcactctctcgcctctgaacatgtccaaaccatcgaagtctgctctctcgaaccttgtctccaaaacatccagctttggccgttcctctaatgagctcatttctaaccctatccgacctgctcactccgagcgagaacctcaacatcttcatttctgcttcctgttgtttcttcagtgccacctctcgtctctaatccgtccatcgtggccgccctcaccgctgttttgtaaactttgcccttcatcctagcagagactcttctgtcacataacacaccagacaccttccgccagctgttccaacctgcttggacccgtttcttcacttcctgaccacactctccattgctctgtattgttgaccccaagtatttgaagtcgtccaccctcgctaaacgaaaaagaagtctCTGTGCTacttccttgattgtggcttgTTAGGAGAGACTTTtaatctcaataaggcaaaaaaattgccaccctgcccaacAGCCAACATTACAATAAATGTACTGTgccaaaaatttcaaaacagaaaagtcatttgaatgttATTAATTCCAACAAGTACTCCGGTTGCACAAAATGAAAACGTGTAACATTTTCTTTAGGTCGGGCACAGCAGGTACAGTCTGTTGACGCCCAGTCATTGTGCTGGCAGTCACGCAACATGACCACATGGCACAAAGGGGACGTCTTACATGTCTTTGTGCCTTTCGAGGCCTCATATTCCATCGTATATCATATGACTTCCTCTCATCAGATGTGCAGGGAACGTGTACTGTAAACTAGTGGGGGGGGACACAAAAACATGACGTAAGAGGTGCGTCCACCTGGGCCTCTACAGTCTTGTAGTCATATTTATGATTTGTTTAGTGCAAATACTGTGAAGTAACACAAACAAGAGATTTGACGCCGAGGCCGAAGTACAGACTAGAAATCCAAAATTGAGTCGATAAaacactaaaaacaaaacaaataacaaatgaaacaaTCTGCAGCGAATGACAACTTATCTTCAATTGCCTTCCCTGGACTACTAAAGGTAGAAACTAATAGTTATGAATCCTTCAATCCAAGTGAATTACTGCATGGTCAAATGTCCAAATCTGCCATCTTTTTCCGTTTTTCATGAAAGTGCTCAATTAGAGGTGAAAACAGATATTGCTGCGCATGTCCTTCctccttttttattatttaccgTCGATATACGGTCCGGTCCTCGGCCACGTCGCCGTACACGCGGGTCCACGTTTGTGTCTTTGATCCTTTGTGTACCGAACCCGGCGGGCTCGTTCTGACACTGTTGCCCGTTCGGAGCGCCTGCCTGCGTATCGCGACCTTGGATTGCTTAAGTACGCGCCACGAACTGTACCCGGTGCCGTGAGTCGTGCATTCCGGGTCCGTCCCCGACACAATGAATTCATTGGACTTGAAACAGAACCAGCAGGTGGCGAATGAAGCCGACTTGCGTGCTGCAGAGACATTGATATCGAGCCCCGTCTGACTTTATTAATAAAGCTGCGTTGGTTGAACTCGTGCGCCCCCGGAGCACGGAAAGCCAGCGGGCCCGCTCGCTGTCATTTTGCAACCAGCGTGTGTGAGGTCACCTCGATCCGGTTGGAgccagaacagcagtgaggtgtTTACAGCTGTCCGTGCCGTGTGAAAGTCCTTTTAGAACTCCGGGGAAGTGGCGAGACGTGTATTAGATAACTTAACTGGGGTAAAGTGCTCGTCCCCGCTTTCCTCGCCACTTTATATGGGAGGCCATCCAAAATTGAAACGACAGTCGACATAACGGTGACTTATAGACTGTCTATTATAATCGGAGTGCTAGTGGTGACCGAAAGTTCCATTCAGGAACACTTTGTGACGACCGTGTTTTCCAACTAAGGGACACATCTTTTTCTGTGGGAAAAAATGAGAGCGCAGAAACGAGCAAAAATGTCACGATAAATATCCCATCAACGTCCTCATATTGCCCAGTTTCTTTTGGGAAGCCAGCTTtgttgaaaaactcacctaATTGCTGTTTTTCTGCATGGGCCAAAGCCattcatgcatgcatgcattagCTATTCctactacttatcctcacgagggtcgcgggagtgccggagccaatcccagctgtcatcggggcacaccctgaaccggtcgccggccaatcgcagggcacatagagacagacaaccgtttgcagtcgcaatcacaccccGGAACAATgcggagtctccaatgaattcatgtttttgggatgcgggaggaaagcagagtgcccacctggagaaaagccacacacgcacggggagagccacacagacgggggcgggatttgaaccctggtcctaagaactgcgaggccaacactctcaCCACCGTGACACCATCCAAAGCcattttgaatgtaaaaaaaaaaaaacagcttgtttccattttttttttttttttttgccaccttgGGGTTAGGAACAATGTTGAGGAGGGGGGAGGCGCTTCATATAATCAGGCCATAGCTTTGTctaatggggtgggggggcgcggGGGTATCGGATCCCAATTCCCTCCGAATCACGGAAATTTCACTGTACACTGCaggatactaaaaaaaaaaaaaaacaaaaaatggcaaCGTTGCCTGCAAATCCTCCGTTTCATGAATGACGAGAGCGGAATTGTTGCCTGTGCCGTCAGCGGAGGAGCATTTCATCATTCTGCCTGAACTATTTGCATCATTTGTGAATTTTCTGACCGATTCAATGAAATTGAACAACCCACAGCAACCCGGTTGGGTGAGAGAATTGATGAACGGATGGAGGAATTTCTTTGACCATTCCCAGCCCAACCGCGGGACGATCGAGTGGAGCGCGTCCAGGTTTTCCTGCCGACTGGTTTTTGCGCTCGGGCTTCCCACTGAGCAGAGCCGTCAGGTTGCTGCCCCCCTCCTCTGAcgggaaaaaaagagcagatAGTAGTTAACAATTATAAAAACTGAATAACTTTTTCAGCTATATGCCCCGGAACTGAATTAGAGGAGTTCAATCGGTGCTTTGGATTTTCTCCTCCATCAACATCCGAAGTTCTACTGAGGCGCCCCCCCCGTAACGCCCGACGACATCGGCGaggccctctgattggctgtaaGCGGGAGCCAATAGACGCACAAAGAACTGCGTCCTCCGTCAGGTCCACTGGAGAACACCCGCTGAAAAATGAACTCCGTGGAAGGAGCACaagtgacgatgacgacgatgaggGTTTTGCATCATCGGAATGTGTTGGCGGGCCGCGAGCGCTCGAGTGTTCCCGCCTGGCCGTGTCCCGTTCTCGCCCTGGTAAACATGACGCTCGCGTGACAGCTGCCTCGGGTGTCACGCCAGCCTCCCCGCCCGGCCCAAAACGGGTGGGGCGGGGGCCGGGGTCGGCTCCATAAATGCAGCAGCTCGGCGGCCGCGAGCGGAACGCGCGGATCGCCGCCTGCACGATCGTTCCGTCCCTCTGCTGCTGCGGCCCAACTCGATCGAGTAAGGCAAAGTACTTTCTCGGAGCCGACGGATGACGGTACAAATAGGAAAGTAGAGTGCCCGCGCGGATGTTCCGCTACTCGCGGGTCGGAATACGGACCGAAGGCGCTCTCAGACGGATCCAGGGCGCTTTCAGCTGAACATGGAAAATAGGTCTTTGGTCTGAAACGGATCAAAAGAGTCACCTCTGATTAGTTTCACGTGAGACCTTTGAATGTGGATCGATAACCTGTGAGATGCTTTCCtgatttgttcatgtttttctgtATTACAATCAGAATCATCTGAAAAGGTGGCAGTTTTACAAAAGTCAAGTCAGAAGATTACAAGATGTTGCTCAAGCTATTCCTTAAGCATACCGTAACTAATACATGACGAGTATTTtcgctggattccccaaatgtAGCTATCgttcatttgtattattatagCGTATTGACAAACTTGGCTTCCCCTTTGGTGGCTAAATAAGCTTCGAGTCCAGCAATGTTGCGTAACACGATTGCCCAGGGGTTAGAGGTCGAGTTGAGGCGTCGTCCTTCTTTGCCGTGCGCGGGTCACGACCTTTTCCTCGCCTGTCACCTCGCTAGGTGCCGAAATGAGAGCaagggaggcggcggcggcggcggcggcgccctcGGCGACGGTCAAGTTCTTTGGCGCTGGCGCGGCGGCCTGCGTGGCCGACCTGGCGACTTTCCCGCTGGACACGGCCAAAGTCCGACTGCAGGTGGGATGATGTAGACCCGAGGTGATCAGGTCAGCAGGTGTGCCGCGGCAAATTTCACGCAGTTGCTCTCCAAACGATTtctaaactaaaaaaataaatgtacagcgAGCATGTGCACACATGGACCCCGAGTGGTGCTCAAGCACCGACCCTTCACCCTCTTTACTGGAATCCTTTTTTGCTAACCACTATTTAAAAATCAGGTGTCCTCAACTTTGTGGGGCGTTTATTTGAGTCCTTGGGAGAATTCTACTAAATTTCGGGTTCATAAGAGACGCTTTAGTTAGTGACTTCATTTAAATGTGATTATTTCATTCTGAACAAAGCCACATCCCAAATTGTACcagggtgtgcgcacttttgttctgttttacttttttcttccccccacaGTTGAATAATGCAAGCAAGTTTTGAAAAGAGTTTTCCGTTTGTGACGTCCAAATTGCAGACAGGAAACTGAGATTCAAAACCCGGCCCTCAGAATTGCGAGGCGAACGCGCTAAGCGCTAAGTCACGCGCCGCCACGCAAAAATGAATCCCCTGCAATGCGCCGTCGTTCTTCAGGTTCAGGGCGAGGTTCTGAAAGCCGAGGGCGCCGGTGCCAGGCGATACCGCGGGGTGTTCGGCACCATCAGCACGATGGTGCGCACCGAGGGCCCCGCCAGTCTTTACAACGGGCTGGTGGCGGGACTGCAGAGGCAGATGAGCTTCGCCTCCGTGCGAATCGGTCTCTACGACTCCACCAAGCAATTCTACACTCGAGGCGCCGAGAGTGAGTACCCCGAATCGCGGCCGTTTGACAAAGGCGCCCCCGATGACGATGATGAGCGCCCGAGCTCGTGTCGCCAAGGTTCGGGCGTGGCCGCCAGGCTGATGGCGGGCTGCACCACCGGGGCCATGGCCGTGGCCTTCGCGCAACCTACCGACGTGGTGAAGGTGCGCTTCCAGGCGCAGGCGCGCCGGTCCGACGGCGGGAGGCGATACAACGGCACTCTGGACGCTTACAAGACCATCGCCCGAGACGAGGGGGTGCGAGGCCTTTGGAGAggtattgcaaaaaaaacaaaacaaaaaactccaaaTCATCATTTCCGGGGCTGTTGGAACGGGCGTCCGCTTTGCTCTCTTGCAGGGTGCGTGCCCAACGTCGCCCGTAACGCCATCGTCAACTGCGCGGAGCTGGTGACCTACGACGTCATCAAGGAGCTCATCCTCAAGTATGACTTCATGACAGGTGAGATCATCAAAGTGCTCcgcgctattttttttcccccgtttctGGTTCCATTTGACACGCTGAGCGGCATCCGCGGAGCCCTCGAGTTTGACCAACTTTTCCCGGCTCGCAGACGACCTGCCGTGTCACTTCACCGCCGGCTTCGGCGCGGGCTTCTGCACCACGGTGGTGGCGTCGCCCGTGGACGTGGTCAAGACGCGCTTCATGAACTCGGGCGCCGGCCAGTacggcggcgccgccgcctGCGCCGTCGCCATGATGAAGAAGGAAGGGCCCGCGGCCTTCTACAAGGGGTAACTACTCAGCTCTTCGCTACTCTGAACCCACGACGTACGAGCGACTGGACAACGGGAGTTTTCCTTCAGTttgtttgcttgcttgcttgcttgctttcaCTTGTGAGCGCAAAATCACTTAGCAACAAAAGACACTTTGACTAATACTAATGGTAAAGCGTCTTCAAAAAGATTCCTAGCCTCAGCCGAACCTCCTACTAACTAAAACTCTTTGGCTTGGTGTATTTAAAGCAACCACAGATCTGGCTCCGCAACCCGAATGTTGCTTGACATACGACGACAATCTCCGTAAACACACCGGCTGACGATTGACACGTCGCTCAAAACTAAGAGGACTTCAAACACACGTGGACTGACCTCAcgacaatcttcttcttttcctttcggcttgtcccgttaggggtcgccacagcgcgtcatcttttgccatcttggtcttatctcctgcgtcttcctctctcaacaccccaaccgccctcacgtcttccctcaccacatccgtaaaccttctctttggtcttcctctctctcgctcttttgcccggcagctccatcctcagcatccttctaccaatatactcactctctcgcctctgaacatgtccaaaccatcgaagtctgctctctctaaccttgtctccaaaacatccagctttggccgttcctctaatgagctcatttctaaccctatccgacctgctcactccgagcgagaacctcaacatcttcatttcagcttcctgttgtttcttcagtgccacctctcgtctctaatccgtacatcatggccgccctcaccgctgttttgtaaactttgcccttcatcctagcagacactcttctgtcgcataacacaccagacaccttccgccagctgttccaacctgcttggacccgtttcttcacttgacCTCACGACAATAGCCACAGGAAATTCGACTCTTTACCTTCTGCGCAGAACGACTGACGACTGCCTTACCCAGAAGCCGCGAGAGGATCAAGTGCAGTCTGTCTtacactgcccccaggtggccagtGATATGTTTATTGGGACTAGCGTTTGTTAGGACCACCGAGAGGCCGTCGGTAACAAACACGAGTCTCCGTTGTCGTTCCTCAACCAGGTTTACGCCTTCATTCCTGCGATTGGGCTCCTGGAACATCGTCATGTTCGTCACGTACGAGCAGATCAAGCGAGGCGTGACGCAATACTGGGAGTCGCCATTTTGAAGCAGGCCACGAAGAGAACTTCCGAAAAGTTTTGGACCCCCCCGCGCTCGCATCTCAAGACGAATCGGGGGCAGGAAGTCGGGACTTCTGGCGCTTTCGTTCCGAATCCTGCCGGAagggcggcgacggcggcctTTGGGAATCCGGTCGAGGGCGGGCGAGGCTACCAGAAGATGTTTACAAGAGCAAAATGGGAAATTTGACTTGACGGTGgacggattttcttttgggacaGTTTACAATGTTTGCTTGCTAGTCGAGAGCTCGTTTAATTGCAATCGTTTGTTGCTGGTCGATAAATTATAAACATGTTATCAAATTCCAACAAAACAATTGTAAAGTGAAGATTTTTGCAAATGTCTGCTGTTGAAATGTGTCACTTGCTTTGCCATTGTCTGTCGAAACAgcttgtgggattttttttttttcccctcccttgaAGTGAAAGCGGACAGTTAATCAATCAACTCGATTGGATTTACACCCACTGGTcaaaacattaggtacacaGGCACTTGCGAGAGGCGCGTCTAATATTTTTAGTTGTACACCACTGGCCACGCAACCACAATTATGGAACAAAGTCAAGGCAAAAGATATGGGACAAATGTCATAAATGGAATGCGTGAGGGAGGGAGCGCGGAAAACATCAAACCAAAACATaaacgtcgtcgtcgtcgtcgggtcGCGGCGCTTTCTCCTCTTTGCTCGTATCGGCGACGGCAGGGCAGGCCAGACGTCATCAATTCTTAAAAAGTAGAGCTTGTTTGATGAGCTCCTTCCTGTCCGGGGAGAGCCGCTCAGGAAACTGGATGCCAAAAATCAGGATCAGGTTCCCCCGCTGCAAAGGATTGTGGGAGAGCGGCATCCCCTCGCCAGTCACCACTTTTTGGTAGGTGAAGCTGCAAATTGGGACACAAAAAGGGACACGACCCTCTCACATCGCATTTCTAGTTACTCCACAGGGGgggtgtccatccatccgtttgcttcaccgcttatcctcacgagggtcgcggggagcgccggagccgatcccagcggTCGACGGGcagcacgccctgaactggtcgccagccaatcgcagggcacgtggagacaaacagccgcactcacaatcacaccgacggggcaatttagaacgtccgattaatgttgcacgtttttgggacgtgcccacccggagaaaagccacgcagggacggggagagcATACAAGccccacacagacggggctgggattgaacccaggacctcggaagtgtgagcccaacactttacctttatgttttttattttttaatcttacCACGACTATAAGTCATTTCTGCGTTCATCCATCAGTGCCGGCAATTAAAAGTTGTTCCGCTAGACggtattgaacccaggaccgcaGAAGTGCCCTCTttctgtttttgatttttttttaa
Coding sequences within:
- the LOC133491670 gene encoding dicarboxylate carrier SLC25A8-like is translated as MQQLGGRERNARIAACTIVPSLCCCGPTRSSAEMRAREAAAAAAAPSATVKFFGAGAAACVADLATFPLDTAKVRLQVQGEVLKAEGAGARRYRGVFGTISTMVRTEGPASLYNGLVAGLQRQMSFASVRIGLYDSTKQFYTRGAESSGVAARLMAGCTTGAMAVAFAQPTDVVKVRFQAQARRSDGGRRYNGTLDAYKTIARDEGVRGLWRGCVPNVARNAIVNCAELVTYDVIKELILKYDFMTDDLPCHFTAGFGAGFCTTVVASPVDVVKTRFMNSGAGQYGGAAACAVAMMKKEGPAAFYKGFTPSFLRLGSWNIVMFVTYEQIKRGVTQYWESPF